Proteins from a single region of Anaerolineales bacterium:
- a CDS encoding amidohydrolase, protein MDKADLLLVNANVLTMDSEYRLFPGGAVAVRDGAILAAGDESDLRREYRAEDEFDCRGSALLPALVNAHTHAAMCLLRGLADDRRLDVWLLGYMMPVERQFVSPDFVRLGTRLACAEMIRGGVGTFADMYYFEDEIAAAAAEAGMRALCAQTVMKYPTPDSASYEDGLERARAFLARWKDHALIHPAVAAHAPYTCTEEILRACASLAVEFDRPLHIHLAETAQEVEQARQRFGMPEVPYLRNLGLFSAKIIAAHCVHLDEGEMRTLWKAGAGIVHAPTSNLKLGSGIAPVAKMLEIGLTVGIGTDGAASNNDLDMFEEMRLAALLAKGVSGDPTALPARTALAMATRMGAEALHIGSRTGSLEPGKRADLLLLDLGGIHSSPGFERDPESVYSRIVYSAKAGDVTGLMVDGRWLLRNRRLQTLPEADLLHQAAEMARRLDSFLALRESSVLSKLVAIETASEEESFEVQVKVIVPEGFPLPRQLAHPDLEILYSRHYREYDTYFEFPAADQGRLRYREDQAVGEGGETMNARYRLTLTGPTREREFTGAVLLSRSRFLAGATHSLRFYREYFQPAREIEVNKQRLRWQIRYRGKEFFVNFDSLSKPALPGRFLEVKARTWSRRDSENKAGMIVEIVRLLGAQDAEAFRQDYVEMAGKK, encoded by the coding sequence ATGGACAAAGCCGACCTGCTGCTTGTCAACGCCAATGTGCTCACGATGGATTCCGAATACCGCCTCTTTCCCGGCGGCGCGGTGGCGGTGCGGGACGGCGCGATCCTCGCCGCGGGGGACGAATCCGATCTGCGGCGGGAGTACCGGGCGGAGGATGAGTTCGACTGCCGCGGATCGGCGCTCCTTCCGGCGCTGGTGAACGCCCACACCCACGCGGCGATGTGCCTCCTGCGCGGGCTGGCCGACGACCGGCGGCTCGACGTCTGGCTGTTGGGGTACATGATGCCGGTCGAGCGTCAGTTCGTCTCGCCGGATTTCGTCCGCCTGGGGACTCGATTGGCCTGCGCCGAGATGATCCGCGGCGGGGTGGGCACCTTCGCCGACATGTACTACTTCGAGGATGAGATCGCCGCGGCCGCGGCCGAAGCCGGGATGCGCGCCCTGTGCGCGCAGACGGTGATGAAATACCCCACCCCGGATTCGGCTTCCTACGAGGACGGCCTCGAGCGCGCCCGCGCCTTCCTGGCGCGCTGGAAGGACCACGCCCTGATCCACCCGGCCGTAGCGGCCCACGCCCCCTACACCTGCACCGAGGAGATCCTCCGCGCCTGCGCCTCGCTGGCGGTGGAGTTCGACCGCCCGCTGCACATCCATCTGGCGGAGACCGCGCAGGAGGTGGAACAGGCGCGTCAGCGGTTCGGCATGCCGGAAGTGCCCTACCTGCGCAACCTCGGCCTCTTCTCGGCCAAGATCATCGCCGCCCACTGCGTACACCTCGACGAGGGCGAGATGCGCACCCTGTGGAAAGCCGGCGCCGGAATTGTCCACGCCCCGACCAGCAACCTCAAACTCGGATCCGGAATCGCCCCGGTCGCCAAGATGCTCGAGATCGGATTGACCGTCGGGATCGGAACCGACGGCGCCGCCTCCAACAACGACCTGGACATGTTCGAGGAAATGCGCCTTGCGGCCCTGCTGGCCAAGGGAGTCAGCGGCGATCCCACCGCCCTTCCGGCCCGCACCGCCCTGGCGATGGCCACCCGGATGGGCGCCGAAGCCTTGCACATTGGGAGCCGGACCGGGTCGCTCGAACCGGGCAAGCGCGCCGACCTTCTGCTGTTGGATCTGGGCGGGATCCACTCCAGCCCGGGATTCGAGCGGGATCCGGAATCGGTTTATTCGAGGATCGTCTATTCCGCCAAGGCCGGCGACGTCACCGGCTTGATGGTGGATGGCCGGTGGCTGCTGCGCAACCGTAGACTGCAAACCCTGCCGGAAGCCGACCTGCTCCATCAGGCGGCGGAGATGGCGCGCCGGCTGGATTCGTTCCTGGCCCTGCGGGAATCCTCGGTGCTTTCCAAACTGGTGGCGATCGAAACCGCGTCCGAGGAGGAATCCTTCGAGGTCCAGGTGAAAGTCATCGTGCCGGAGGGTTTCCCCCTCCCCAGGCAGCTCGCCCATCCGGACCTGGAAATTCTCTACAGCCGGCACTACCGCGAGTACGACACCTATTTCGAGTTCCCGGCCGCCGACCAGGGCCGCCTGCGGTACCGCGAAGACCAAGCCGTCGGCGAGGGCGGCGAAACCATGAACGCGCGCTACCGGCTGACCCTCACCGGCCCGACCCGCGAGCGCGAGTTCACCGGCGCGGTGCTGCTTTCCCGCTCGCGGTTCCTGGCGGGAGCCACCCACAGCCTGCGCTTCTACCGCGAATATTTCCAGCCCGCGCGCGAGATCGAAGTCAACAAGCAGCGCCTGCGCTGGCAGATTCGCTACCGCGGCAAAGAATTCTTCGTCAATTTCGACAGCCTCTCCAAGCCCGCGCTGCCCGGGCGCTTCCTGGAAGTGAAGGCCCGCACTTGGTCCCGCCGGGATTCGGAGAACAAGGCCGGGATGATCGTAGAGATCGTCCGCCTGCTCGGCGCCCAGGACGCCGAAGCCTTCCGCCAGGACTACGTCGAAATGGCGGGGAAAAAGTAA